The following are encoded together in the Triticum dicoccoides isolate Atlit2015 ecotype Zavitan chromosome 6B, WEW_v2.0, whole genome shotgun sequence genome:
- the LOC119323973 gene encoding probable protein phosphatase 2C 10, with the protein MHERSPGPSLAATRLPSSASLLLLLLLSLSLLVGPSHGWWCREDDEGCSLMGFRGDDSPVTGGGISEKGRFSYGFASCAGKRASMEDFYETRVDDVDGETVGLFGVFDGHGGARAAEYVKKHLFSNLIKHPKFMTDTKAAIAETFNHTDSEFLKADSSHTRDAGSTASTAILVGGRLVVANVGDSRAVVSKGGKAIAVSRDHKPDQTDERQRIEEAGGFVMWAGTWRVGGVLAVSRAFGDKLLKQYVVADPEIKEEVVDSSLEFLILASDGLWDVVTNDEAVAMVKPIEDPEQAAKGLLQEASQRGSADNITVVIVRFLDGTTTSAGDGPSEEVAKDQSEEVAKDQSS; encoded by the exons ATGCATGAGAGGTCGCCGGGGCCATCGCTAGCCGCCACGCGCCTCCCCTCCTCCGCCtccctgctcctgctcctgctcctgtcGCTGTCCCTGCTCGTCGGGCCGTCGCACGGCTGGTGGTGCCGCGAGGACGACGAGGGGTGCTCCCTGATGGGGTTCAGGGGCGACGACTCGCCGGTCACCGGAGGCGGTATCAG TGAAAAAGGCAGGTTCAGTTATGGGTTTGCAAGCTGTGCTGGGAAAAGGGCATCAATGGAGGATTTCTACGAGACAAGAGTGGATGATGTTGATGGAGAGACTGTTGGGTTGTTTGGCGTATTTGATG GTCACGGCGGAGCTCGAGCAGCTGAATATGTGAAAAAGCACCTTTTCAGCAATTTAATCAAGCATCCAAAATTCATGACAGATACAAAGGCTGCTATTG CTGAAACATTCAACCATACCGATTCAGAGTTTCTGAAAGCTGATAGTAGCCACACCAGAGATGCTGGCTCAACTGCCTCAACAGCTATTCTTGTCGGTGGTCGCTTGGTGGTTGCAAATGTTGGTGATTCTAGAGCTGTTGTTTCTAAAGGAGGGAAGG CTATTGCGGTTTCCAGGGATCACAAACCTGACCAGACAGACGAGAGACAGAGAATTGAGGAAGCTGGAGGCTTTGTGATGTGGGCTG GGACATGGCGTGTTGGTGGTGTTCTTGCTGTTTCTCGAGCATTTGGTGATAAACTTCTAAAGCAGTATGTCGTTGCTGATCCAGAGATCAAG GAGGAGGTTGTCGACAGCTCACTGGAATTCCTAATCCTCGCTAGTGATGGGCTGTGGGATGTTGTAACTAACGAT GAAGCTGTTGCCATGGTCAAGCCAATAGAGGATCCTGAGCAAGCAGCGAAGGGACTACTTCAAGAAGCTTCCCAAAGGGGCAGTGCTGACAACATCACTGTCGTCATTGTTCGCTTCTTGGACGGAACGACGACGTCTGCTGGAGATGGACCGAGCGAGGAGGTTGCCAAGGACCAAAGTGAGGAGGTCGCCAAGGACCAATCTTCATAG